In Helicobacter anatolicus, the sequence ATTTTCTGATTTTTTTACTCTTTTAATTTCTTTTACTTGATTTTCTATATCCATGTTTTTATGAATAATTCCGATACCTCCAAGTCTTGCCATAGCAATCGCAGTTTTATGTTCCGTGACTGTATCCATTGCTGCAGAAACAAAAGGAATATTTAGAGCAATATTTTTGGTAAGTTTGGTTTCTAGACTTACTTCTTTAGGCAAAATCTCAGAATAGGCTGGAATTAGTAAAATATCTTCAAAAGTTAAAGCTTTTTGCACAATTTTCATCTCAATCTCCTTAAAATTTTAATTGTAATTCTTGCTCTAAACCATAGGCAGCATCCAAAATACTTTGTTCATCAAATGCTTTACCAATAAATTGCATTCCAATAGGTAGATTATCTTGTGCAATTCCTACAGGAAGGGATAGTGCAGGGAGTCCTGCAAGATTAACACCGATTGTATAAATATCACTTAAATACATTTCAAGTGGTGAAGATGTGCTACCAAATTTTGGTGCTACATCAGGTGCGACAGGGATAAAAATACTATCACAATCCATAAAAATCGCACGATACTCTTCTTTGATCATTTCTCTAATTTTTTGAGCTTTGAGATAATAAGCATCATAATAACCGCTACTTAAAACAAAACTTCCTAGCAAGATTCTGTTTTTTACTTCCTCACCAAAACCCTGTGTTCTTGTTTGTAGATAGAGGTCTTTGAGATTTTGTGGATTTTTACAACGATTTCCATAGCGTACGCCATCAAATCTTGCAAGATTAGAGCTTGCTTCTGCAGCACAGATGATATAGTATGTAGCAATATGATATTCAGTGTGTTTCATAGTTTTTTCTACGATAGTATGTCCCATTTTTTTTAATATTTCAATGGTTTCAAAATAAGCATTTTTGATTGTATCACTTGCATTTTCTACTAAATCTTTTAAAATAGCAATCTTTAATTTTCTTTGCGGATTGAGTTTTGAAAAGCAAGGTTCTTGTATGATATTTGCACTTGTAGAATCTTTTGGATCATGCCCTTTGATAATATCAAATAAAATTGCACAATCTTCAACATTTTGGGTGATAGGTCCGATTTGATCAAGGCTTGAACTATAAGCAATAAGACCATATCGGCTTACACTTCCATAGGTAGGCTTTAAACCTACGCATCCACAATATGCCGCAGGCTGTCTAATTGATCCTCCTGTATCACTTCCAAGTGCTGCTATAGCAATACCTCCTGCAACAGCTGCTGCACTTCCTCCAGAGCTTCCACCAGGCACATGTGAAAGATTTCTTGGATTTTTTGTAATTCCATAGATACTGTTTTCTGTGGTGCTTCCCATGGCAAATTCATCCATATTGGCACGCCCAAAACCACAAAGAGAATGATTGTGCATTTTTTCAATCACGCTAGCGTTATAGGGAGCAATATAATTTTTGAGGATATTGCTCGCACAAGTAATCTCCCATCCTTTGACATTAATATTGTCTTTAATTAGAATAGGGATTTTATTTGGCATGCTTGATTGTATATCGCCAACATAGGCATTTAGTTCGCTTTTTTGAGCAGATTCTAAGATTTCTTTTTTAATATCTGTAAGTTCAGATTCGCTAAGTTTTAGTGCTTCTTTTAAGGTAATCATAATACTATTATCCTTATGGTTTCATTTAAAATTTTTTAAAAATTTGAAAATTATAAGATTTTTATGCTTATATATTCCTAATTGTGAGTAATAAATTTTGATTTTTTGCTCTATGATGAGAGATTATATTTTTAATATTGTTTTGTTTTTTGTGATTTTATTTGAGTTGCAGGTATTAAAATGCATTAAAACCTAGGTTTTTTTCTTTATCAAAATCTGATCGTAATTCTTTTTGGATAGATTCTATAAAATCTTTTTCTTCAAAAATAGGCTTTGTTTTGAGTGCAACATTGTATGCTGTGTTTTTAACAATAAGAGAGATTTGTCCTCCGCTAAGATTGTATTTTGCGAGTGTTTGAGCTAGGCTTTGTTTTGAGTGTTCTTTAAAGGTTGCATTTTTTGGGAGATAATATTCCCATAATAAGATTCTTTCTTTTTCTGCTGGTCTTTTAAATTCAATTTTATGGTCAAATCTTCTAGAAAATGCATTATCAATTGTTTCGAGTAAGTTAGTGGTAGCAATCAAAATGCCTTCAAATTTTTCAATTTGTTCTAAAAAAATATTTTGCATTTGGTTATGCATTTTTTCTGCACCACTACCGCTGTTAATTCTAAGACTTAAAAATTGATCCGCTTCATCTAGTAATAAAATAGGGTGATTTTTAGATTTTTTGGTAATTTCTTTGTAATTGTCAAAAATTTTTCTAACATTTTTTTCTGATTCTCCAACATATTGAGAAAGTACTTTGGAGCAATCAAGACTTAAAACTTGTTTTTTTAGACTTTTAGCAATACCTAATGCGCTAAGAGTCTTACCCGTTCCTGACGCACCATAGAAAATAATTTTGGATTGAATGGAGGTTTTTTCTTTTATTCCCCAAGTTTTGAGAAGCTTAGTTACTTTAGGGTCTGCTTGCTGAAGAATGGTTTCTAGTGTGTTTTTTGTTTTTTCAGGAAGTATAATCTCATCAAGAGAGAGTTTTGGTTCTAAAATCTCAAAAAGCTCTTGTTCTTTGATAAGGTTATGTAAAGAAAATTTATTTTTTTGTTTAGTTTTGGGGTGGATAATTTTTTGCAAAATATCTTCATGGATATAAAATGTCCTTGAAATTCCACCAAAAACATTGAGTAATTCATCATAATCCAAAATATTTTTTTCAATCAAAGGGCTTTTTTCATCAAAAAGTGCACGATTTTTGATTTTATCATACTCATCGTTACTAATAAGATTAATAAGAACATTCATATCGTGCAAATTACTATTGCTGCTTGTATATTCTTCTTTGAGTAGAGCAAAAAATATAATTTCTTCTTTTGATGTGAGATGGTTTTCTGTAATGATTTGGTGTGCAGGTATCGTGGTTTTGGTGATTTTTAATCGTGCTGTGATTTTATCTTCGATATTTTTTAGATGATATTTTGTTTTAACACAAGGAGTGGAATCTAAACGTTCCTCACTCAATTTTTGAAGTAAGGAGATTCTAAAAAATTGGTCTTTGAGAAATTCAAAATGATCATCATAAGGTGTGATTTCTAAAGATTCATTTTCATGATGATAATCAAGATTTTCTTCTTCAAATAATTTAAAAAAACTTGGTGACAGAGCAATTTCTGAATGCAAAATCTCCAAAAGTGTGAGAGAGTTTATTGGATATTGTTCGCCAATAATCCAGCCTGATTCTAAGAGATTTTTAATTTTTGGTAGATAAGTAAAAAGTTCTTTAGAATCTTTTTTGTTAAAAATTTCTTTTAAAAGCAAGGAGACTTCAAATTCTTTTTGATCGTTAAGATATTCTTTTAGCATAAATTGCAAAATTAAAATTTCTTCAGCATCACATTTAAGATAGGAGCATATTTTGCTATTTTTTGGGTTTATATCTTGTAAAAAATCAAAGAGAAGTTGCATGGTTTTCCTTAATTATCTCAACTCTTGATTCCATCATCTTGAGAGATAGATTTTTTATGTTTTGGCGTGATAATGATAGGGGAGCCTTCAAAATTAAAATGAGAGCGTAAATAGTTGATTAAATAGCGTTTGTAGCTAAAATGCAATGCTTTGGGGCGATTCATGATAAGTGAGATTTGCGGGGGATTAGTGTCATATTGTGTTGCATAATAAATGCGGACAATCTTTCCATGATCGCTTGGCAGAGGATGTTTTTTTGTCGCTTCCAAAATTGTATTATTTAATAAGCTTGTAGGAATGCGGTAGCTAAAATGCTTATAAACTTCGATAATTTTATCTTTTAGTTCTTTGATGTGTCTTTTATTTAGTGCGCTTACTGTGATTATTGGTGCATATTCTAAGAATCTAAATTTATATTTTAATTCCTGAATAATATTTTTATATTCTGCATTTCTGATATCCCATTTATTTAAAACAATAATTACACCTAACATGTATTTATCTACAAGTGAGCTGATTTTTTCATCAAGTTCTACAAAAGGCACACTAACATCTAGCACAAGTAGTGCGATATTACTTTTTTCCAAAACCTTACTTGTACGATCTAGAGCAAATTTTTCAATTCCTTTGATTTTACTTCTGCGACGCAATCCTGCAGTGTCGACAAAATAAAGATTATGATCCTTATAGGTAATGCTTTCATCAACAGGGTCTATTGTGGTACCCTCCATAGGACTTACTACACTTCTTTCTTTGCCAATAAGCGCATTAAGCAAAGAGCTTTTTCCAACATTTACTCGTCCGATGATTCCAATAGAGATTTGCGGTAAAATAGTATTATCTTCTTGCTTATCTTTTTGCAAAAACTCTTCTAGACTCTCTTCTGGGTCTTCATGATGTGGTGTAAGGTTAAGTTTATAAAGAATTGAATTAATAAGATAAGTAATTCCGCGATTATGGCTTATAGAGATAAAAAATATATCTTTTACTCCAAAACTATCAAAATTATAAGCAAGTTGTTTATCTTTGTCGTTATCTACTTTATTGATAACTAGAAAGCAATTTTTTTGGATTCTTTGTAAGCTGTAAAATAATTTTCTGTCTTCGTCGCTAGGAGCAAGTTTTCCATCTACTACATATAAGATCAAATCTGCTTGTTTTGCTGTTTCAAAAGAGATCTTTTTGACTGTAGAAAAAAGTTCAGTACTTTCATCGATTCCACCAGTATCAAGGATTTCTAGAAGATTTCCATTAAGAGAGATAATCTTTTTATTTACATCGCGTGTTGTTCCAGAAATATCGGAGGTAATGGCGATTCTTTCT encodes:
- the gatA gene encoding Asp-tRNA(Asn)/Glu-tRNA(Gln) amidotransferase subunit GatA, translated to MITLKEALKLSESELTDIKKEILESAQKSELNAYVGDIQSSMPNKIPILIKDNINVKGWEITCASNILKNYIAPYNASVIEKMHNHSLCGFGRANMDEFAMGSTTENSIYGITKNPRNLSHVPGGSSGGSAAAVAGGIAIAALGSDTGGSIRQPAAYCGCVGLKPTYGSVSRYGLIAYSSSLDQIGPITQNVEDCAILFDIIKGHDPKDSTSANIIQEPCFSKLNPQRKLKIAILKDLVENASDTIKNAYFETIEILKKMGHTIVEKTMKHTEYHIATYYIICAAEASSNLARFDGVRYGNRCKNPQNLKDLYLQTRTQGFGEEVKNRILLGSFVLSSGYYDAYYLKAQKIREMIKEEYRAIFMDCDSIFIPVAPDVAPKFGSTSSPLEMYLSDIYTIGVNLAGLPALSLPVGIAQDNLPIGMQFIGKAFDEQSILDAAYGLEQELQLKF
- a CDS encoding ATP-binding protein, translating into MQLLFDFLQDINPKNSKICSYLKCDAEEILILQFMLKEYLNDQKEFEVSLLLKEIFNKKDSKELFTYLPKIKNLLESGWIIGEQYPINSLTLLEILHSEIALSPSFFKLFEEENLDYHHENESLEITPYDDHFEFLKDQFFRISLLQKLSEERLDSTPCVKTKYHLKNIEDKITARLKITKTTIPAHQIITENHLTSKEEIIFFALLKEEYTSSNSNLHDMNVLINLISNDEYDKIKNRALFDEKSPLIEKNILDYDELLNVFGGISRTFYIHEDILQKIIHPKTKQKNKFSLHNLIKEQELFEILEPKLSLDEIILPEKTKNTLETILQQADPKVTKLLKTWGIKEKTSIQSKIIFYGASGTGKTLSALGIAKSLKKQVLSLDCSKVLSQYVGESEKNVRKIFDNYKEITKKSKNHPILLLDEADQFLSLRINSGSGAEKMHNQMQNIFLEQIEKFEGILIATTNLLETIDNAFSRRFDHKIEFKRPAEKERILLWEYYLPKNATFKEHSKQSLAQTLAKYNLSGGQISLIVKNTAYNVALKTKPIFEEKDFIESIQKELRSDFDKEKNLGFNAF
- the der gene encoding ribosome biogenesis GTPase Der; translated protein: MNKIAILGKPNVGKSSLFNRLARERIAITSDISGTTRDVNKKIISLNGNLLEILDTGGIDESTELFSTVKKISFETAKQADLILYVVDGKLAPSDEDRKLFYSLQRIQKNCFLVINKVDNDKDKQLAYNFDSFGVKDIFFISISHNRGITYLINSILYKLNLTPHHEDPEESLEEFLQKDKQEDNTILPQISIGIIGRVNVGKSSLLNALIGKERSVVSPMEGTTIDPVDESITYKDHNLYFVDTAGLRRRSKIKGIEKFALDRTSKVLEKSNIALLVLDVSVPFVELDEKISSLVDKYMLGVIIVLNKWDIRNAEYKNIIQELKYKFRFLEYAPIITVSALNKRHIKELKDKIIEVYKHFSYRIPTSLLNNTILEATKKHPLPSDHGKIVRIYYATQYDTNPPQISLIMNRPKALHFSYKRYLINYLRSHFNFEGSPIIITPKHKKSISQDDGIKS